In a genomic window of Caloenas nicobarica isolate bCalNic1 chromosome 1, bCalNic1.hap1, whole genome shotgun sequence:
- the CBLL1 gene encoding E3 ubiquitin-protein ligase Hakai isoform X2, producing MDHNDNDLQGTNSSGSLGGLDVRRRIPIKLISKQTNKAKPAPRTPRNMNRMPSKTQAGDEEFDYNEEERYECKGGEMFGNQRRFPGPIFWDYKINLLGEKDDTPVHFCDKCGLPIKMYGRMIPCKHVFCYDCAILHEKKGDKMCPGCNEPVQRIEQCVRGSLFMCSIVQGCKRTYLSQRDLQAHINHRHMRAGKPVTRPPIEPVHPPIAPPPAEIPERFIMPPEKHHMTHIPPKQHIMMPPPPLQHVPHEHYNQPHEDIRAPPAEMAMAPPPPRPVSQDTFRISTRKHSNLITVPIQDDSNSGAREPPPPAPAPAHHHPEYQGQPVVSHPHHIMPPQQHYAPPPPPPPPISHPLQHPPQAAGTPHMVYSQAPPPPMTSAPPPITPPPGHIIAQMPPYMNHPPPGPPPPQHGGPPVNVNAPPPHHYNPNSLPQFSEDQGTLSPPFTQPGGMSPGIWPAPRGPPPPPRMQGPPAQAPLPGPHHPDQARYRPYYQ from the exons ATGGACCACAAtg acAATGATTTGCAAGGAACAAATAGTTCAGGATCATTGGGTGGTCTTGATGTTCGTAGAAGAATCCCTATAAAGCTTATCTCAAAACAAACGAATAAAGCCAAACCGGCACCTCGAACTCCAAGAAATATGAACAGGATGCCTTCAAAGACACAAGCTGGTGATGAAG aatTTGATTATAATGAAGAGGAGCGATATGAATGTAAAGGAGGCGAAATGTTTGGCAATCAAAGGAGATTTCCTGGACCCATCTTTTGGGACTATAAG ATAAACTTGCTGGGGGAAAAGGATGATACACCGGTCCATTTCTGTGATAAGTGTGGATTACCCATCAAAATGTATGGACGCATG ATACCTTGCAAGCATGTTTTCTGCTATGACTGTGCTATACTACATGAGAAAAAGGGAGACAAGATGTGTCCAGG CTGTAATGAACCTGTGCAGCGAATCGAGCAGTGTGTCCGAGGGTCTCTCTTCATGTGTAGCATTGTTCAAGGGTGCAAGAGAACTTACCTGTCACAGAGGGACTTACAAGCTCACATTAACCACCGTCATATGAGAGCTGGAAAGCCTGTTACTCGTCCTCCAATTGAACCTGTGCATCCTCCCATTGCCCCACCGCCTGCTGAAATTCCTGAGCGCTTCATAATGCCACCTGAGAAACATCATATGACCCACATTCCGCCAAAGCAGCACATCATGATGCCACCGCCTCCTTTACAGCATGTGCCACATGAGCATTATAACCAGCCACATGAAGACATTCGCGCACCTCCTGCAGAGATGGCAATGGCTCCCCCGCCTCCTCGCCCTGTCAGTCAGGACACCTTCCGCATTTCAACGAGAAAACACAGCAACTTAATAACTGTCCCTATTCAGGATGATTCGAATTCGGGTGCTCGAGAACCACCTCCACCAGCCCCTGCACCTGCTCACCATCATCCTGAGTACCAGGGTCAACCGGTGGTATCGCACCCTCACCATATAATGCCTCCACAGCAACATTACGCACCGCCCCCCCCACCACCTCCACCGATCAGCCATCCGCTGCAGCaccctccccaggcagcaggtACTCCTCACATGGTGTATAGCCAAGCTCCTCCGCCACCAATgacctctgctcctcctccaaTAACCCCACCACCTGGACATATCATTGCCCAGATGCCACCATATATGAATCATCCTCCTCCAGGACCTCCCCCTCCTCAGCACGGAGGCCCCCCAGTAAATGTCAATgcgccccctccccaccactATAATCCTAACTCTTTGCCACAGTTCAGTGAAGATCAAGGAACTCTTAGTCCCCCTTTCACACAGCCCGGGGGGATGAGCCCAGGGATCTGGCCAGCTCCAAGGGGGCCACCTCCACCCCCACGAATGCAGGGGCCTCCTGCCCAGGCCCCGCTTCCCGGACCGCACCACCCCGACCAAGCCAGATACAGACCCTATTACCAATGA
- the SLC26A4 gene encoding pendrin encodes MAAGERPEEPLAELSHYVVARPIYSEAGFQEENERRPPLPPTLRERAQAACRCSRKRAFQITKSFLPILEWLPSYRVKEWLIRDIISGVSTGLVATLQGLAYALLASVPVRYGLYSAFFPILTYFFLGTSRHISVGPFPVVSLMVGSVVLSMAPDDNFLIDGSNATGTNDTEAVIDTTARDAQRVLIASTLTFLVGILQVVFGVLQIGFIVRYLADPLIGGFTTAAAFQVLVSQLKIVLNVSTNNYNGVLSIIYTLIETFERIGTTNIADLIAGVITIVVCMVVKEINDRFKHKIPIPIPIEVLVTIVATGVSYAADLQGKYNAGIVESIPSGFLPPEPPDVSLFSQMIASSFSIAIVAYAIAVSVGKVYATKYDYAIDGNQEFIAFGISNLFSGAFSCFVATTALSRTAVQESTGGKTQVAGIISAGIVLIAIVALGKLLEPLQKSVLAAVVIANLKGMFMQVFDVPRLWRQNKVDAMIWVFTCVASIILGLDLGLLAGLLFGLLTVVLRVQFPSWGGFGNIPGTDIYKKVKDYKNVIEPEGVKILRFSSPIFYANIDGLKSSLKSTVGFDAVKVYNKRLKALRKIQKLIKKGKLKATKNGIISEPGINNEAFTTDEEPEDNEDLQVPTKEVEIQVDWNSELPVKVNIPKVPIHSLIFDFGAVTFLDIVAVRSIKTIIREFERIDVRVYFASYQDNLISQLERSAFFDDTVRKDMFFLTVHDAVLYIRNRMTYSDKQDPIFEKISLMQESKEPIEFTETSQPDDQLDVQEEAMRRLAS; translated from the exons ATGGCAGCGGGCGagcggccggaggagccgctgGCGGAGCTCAGCCACTACGTGGTGGCGCGGCCCATCTACAGCGAGGCGGGCTTCCAGGAGGAGAACgagcggcggccgccgctgccccccACGCTCCGCGAGCGGGCGCAGGCGGCCTGCAG ATGTTCAAGAAAAAGGGCCTTTCAGATCACCAAATCCTTCCTGCCCATCCTGGAGTGGCTGCCCAGCTACCGGGTGAAAGAGTGGCTGATCAGGGACATCATCTCGGGGGTCAGCACCGGCCTCGTCGCCACCTTGCAAG GTTTGGCATATGCTTTGCTGGCTTCAGTGCCTGTTCGATACGGTCTctactctgctttttttcccatcctgACATACTTTTTCCTGGGAACATCAAGGCACATCTCAGTTG GTCCATTCCCTGTAGTCAGTTTGATGGTGGGATCTGTTGTATTGAGCATGGCCCCTGATGATAATTTTCTCATAGATGGCAGTAATGCTACAGGGACTAATGATACTGAGGCAGTGATAGACACTACAGCCAGAGATGCACAGAGAGTGCTGATTGCTAGTACTCTCACATTTCTGGTTGGAATTTTACAG GTAGTATTTGGAGTCCTTCAGATTGGTTTCATTGTGAGGTACCTTGCAGATCCACTAATTGGGGGATTCAcaactgcagctgcttttcaagTGCTTGTGTCACAACTGAAAATAGTCCTAAATGTTTCAACTAACAACTATAACGGTGTCCTTTCCATAATATAT ACCCTTATTGAAACATTTGAAAGGATTGGTACCACCAACATTGCAGATCTTATTGCTGGAGTCATCACTATTGTTGTCTGCATGGTAGTTAAAGAGATAAATGATCGATTCAAACACAAGATACCTATACCTATACCAATAGAAGTTCTTGTG ACAATAGTAGCCACTGGTGTTTCATATGCTGCTGACTTGCAAGGCAAATACAATGCAGGCATTGTTGAAAGTATTCCAAGCGG ATTTTTGCCTCCTGAACCTCCAGATGTCAGCCTGTTTTCCCAGATGATAGCATCCTCCTTTTCCATTGCTATTGTTGCTTATGCTATTGCTGTATCCGTGGGGAAAGTCTATGCAACCAAGTATGACTATGCTATTGATGGAAACCAG GAATTTATTGCCTTCGGGATCAGCAACCTTTTTTCAGGtgccttttcttgttttgttgcaACTACTGCTCTTTCACGGACAGCCGTCCAAGAAAGTACTGGTGGAAAGACTCAG GTTGCTGGTATCATCTCAGCTGGGATTGTTTTGATTGCAATTGTTGCCCTGGGGAAATTGCTAGAGCCCTTACAAAAG TCTGTGTTGGCAGCTGTAGTCATTGCGAACTTGAAAGGGATGTTCATGCAAGTGTTTGATGTTCCCCGTCTGTGGAGACAGAATAAAGTGGATGCT ATGATCTGGGTTTTCACATGTGTAGCATCAATCATTCTGGGACTTGATTTGGGATTACTTGCTGGCCTTTTGTTTGGATTGCTGACGGTTGTGCTGAGAGTTCAGTT tCCTTCATGGGGTGGCTTTGGAAACATTCCTGGCACAGACATCTACAAGAAAGTCAAGGACTACAAAAAT GTTATAGAACCAGAAGGTGTGAAGATCCTCAGGTTTTCAAGTCCAATTTTTTATGCTAATATCGATGGACTGAAAAGCAGCCTCAAATCCACA GTGGGGTTTGATGCAGTCAAGGTATATAACAAGAGGCTCAAAGCACTGAGGAAGATACAAAAGCTAATAAAGAAGGGGAAATTAAAAGCTACTaag AATGGCATCATCAGTGAGCCTGGTATTAATAATGAAGCTTTCACGACTGATGAGGAACCTGAAGACAATGAAGATCTTCAAGTTCCCACCAAAGAAGTAGAGATCCAAGTCGACTGGAATTCAGAACTCCCAGTCAAAGTAAACATTCCCAAGGTGCCCATCCACAGTCTCATTTTTGATTTTGGAGCAGTAACCTTCTTGGATATTGTAGCTGTGAGATCAATAAAAACG ataatTAGAGAGTTTGAGAGAATTGATGTGAGAGTATACTTTGCTTCATATCAAG ACAACCTTATATCTCAACTGGAACGGAGTGCCTTCTTTGATGATACTGTCAGAAAAGACATGTTCTTCCTGACTGTCCATGATGCTGTGCTCTACATAAGGAATCGAATGACATACAGTGACAAGCAGGATCCCATATTTGAGAAG ATTTCACTCATGCAGGAGTCTAAAGAACCCATAGAATTCACAGAAACAAGCCAGCCTGATGATCAACTGGATGTTCAGGAAGAG GCTATGCGCAGACTTGCTTCGTGA
- the CBLL1 gene encoding E3 ubiquitin-protein ligase Hakai isoform X1: MDHNDNDLQGTNSSGSLGGLDVRRRIPIKLISKQTNKAKPAPRTPRNMNRMPSKTQAGDEEEFDYNEEERYECKGGEMFGNQRRFPGPIFWDYKINLLGEKDDTPVHFCDKCGLPIKMYGRMIPCKHVFCYDCAILHEKKGDKMCPGCNEPVQRIEQCVRGSLFMCSIVQGCKRTYLSQRDLQAHINHRHMRAGKPVTRPPIEPVHPPIAPPPAEIPERFIMPPEKHHMTHIPPKQHIMMPPPPLQHVPHEHYNQPHEDIRAPPAEMAMAPPPPRPVSQDTFRISTRKHSNLITVPIQDDSNSGAREPPPPAPAPAHHHPEYQGQPVVSHPHHIMPPQQHYAPPPPPPPPISHPLQHPPQAAGTPHMVYSQAPPPPMTSAPPPITPPPGHIIAQMPPYMNHPPPGPPPPQHGGPPVNVNAPPPHHYNPNSLPQFSEDQGTLSPPFTQPGGMSPGIWPAPRGPPPPPRMQGPPAQAPLPGPHHPDQARYRPYYQ, encoded by the exons ATGGACCACAAtg acAATGATTTGCAAGGAACAAATAGTTCAGGATCATTGGGTGGTCTTGATGTTCGTAGAAGAATCCCTATAAAGCTTATCTCAAAACAAACGAATAAAGCCAAACCGGCACCTCGAACTCCAAGAAATATGAACAGGATGCCTTCAAAGACACAAGCTGGTGATGAAG aagaatTTGATTATAATGAAGAGGAGCGATATGAATGTAAAGGAGGCGAAATGTTTGGCAATCAAAGGAGATTTCCTGGACCCATCTTTTGGGACTATAAG ATAAACTTGCTGGGGGAAAAGGATGATACACCGGTCCATTTCTGTGATAAGTGTGGATTACCCATCAAAATGTATGGACGCATG ATACCTTGCAAGCATGTTTTCTGCTATGACTGTGCTATACTACATGAGAAAAAGGGAGACAAGATGTGTCCAGG CTGTAATGAACCTGTGCAGCGAATCGAGCAGTGTGTCCGAGGGTCTCTCTTCATGTGTAGCATTGTTCAAGGGTGCAAGAGAACTTACCTGTCACAGAGGGACTTACAAGCTCACATTAACCACCGTCATATGAGAGCTGGAAAGCCTGTTACTCGTCCTCCAATTGAACCTGTGCATCCTCCCATTGCCCCACCGCCTGCTGAAATTCCTGAGCGCTTCATAATGCCACCTGAGAAACATCATATGACCCACATTCCGCCAAAGCAGCACATCATGATGCCACCGCCTCCTTTACAGCATGTGCCACATGAGCATTATAACCAGCCACATGAAGACATTCGCGCACCTCCTGCAGAGATGGCAATGGCTCCCCCGCCTCCTCGCCCTGTCAGTCAGGACACCTTCCGCATTTCAACGAGAAAACACAGCAACTTAATAACTGTCCCTATTCAGGATGATTCGAATTCGGGTGCTCGAGAACCACCTCCACCAGCCCCTGCACCTGCTCACCATCATCCTGAGTACCAGGGTCAACCGGTGGTATCGCACCCTCACCATATAATGCCTCCACAGCAACATTACGCACCGCCCCCCCCACCACCTCCACCGATCAGCCATCCGCTGCAGCaccctccccaggcagcaggtACTCCTCACATGGTGTATAGCCAAGCTCCTCCGCCACCAATgacctctgctcctcctccaaTAACCCCACCACCTGGACATATCATTGCCCAGATGCCACCATATATGAATCATCCTCCTCCAGGACCTCCCCCTCCTCAGCACGGAGGCCCCCCAGTAAATGTCAATgcgccccctccccaccactATAATCCTAACTCTTTGCCACAGTTCAGTGAAGATCAAGGAACTCTTAGTCCCCCTTTCACACAGCCCGGGGGGATGAGCCCAGGGATCTGGCCAGCTCCAAGGGGGCCACCTCCACCCCCACGAATGCAGGGGCCTCCTGCCCAGGCCCCGCTTCCCGGACCGCACCACCCCGACCAAGCCAGATACAGACCCTATTACCAATGA